One stretch of Acidobacteriota bacterium DNA includes these proteins:
- a CDS encoding SEC59/DGK1/VTE5 family protein, which translates to MPPDQPLTPEQLPYSQELARKATHMAALVIPGGYYVLALEKGTMLAIMIPVAVLMLLIDISRLRNWAFYRRFAGRLISPLIRSREHAGDFSGATYILLSVCATVALYEKHIAIAALAFIVVGDTLAAVVGRKLGRHKFGRKSVEGSLACLAGTLAVAFVVPGLDLTAAVFGAVVATVVEALSSRIDDNVSVPIISGLAMTLLGRIFARA; encoded by the coding sequence ATGCCGCCAGATCAGCCGCTGACGCCCGAGCAGCTTCCGTACTCCCAGGAACTGGCCCGCAAAGCTACGCACATGGCGGCGCTGGTGATTCCCGGCGGCTACTACGTGCTGGCTCTCGAAAAAGGCACCATGCTGGCCATAATGATCCCGGTGGCCGTCCTGATGTTGCTGATTGACATCTCCCGTCTGCGCAACTGGGCGTTTTATCGTCGCTTTGCCGGTCGACTCATATCTCCTTTGATCCGAAGTCGGGAGCACGCCGGGGACTTCTCCGGTGCTACGTATATACTTCTGTCCGTCTGCGCGACCGTTGCTTTATATGAAAAGCACATAGCCATTGCAGCACTGGCGTTTATCGTCGTCGGCGATACGCTGGCCGCCGTCGTCGGCCGCAAGCTGGGACGTCACAAATTCGGACGAAAATCGGTCGAGGGTTCGCTCGCCTGCCTTGCCGGGACTCTGGCTGTCGCCTTTGTCGTTCCCGGCCTTGACCTTACGGCGGCCGTCTTCGGGGCCGTCGTGGCCACGGTAGTCGAGGCCCTGTCCTCACGAATAGATGATAACGTGTCGGTTCCCATCATCTCCGGCCTGGCTATGACCCTGCTCGGCAGAATTTTCGCCCGGGCCTGA
- a CDS encoding cold shock domain-containing protein, which produces MPKGKVKYFNEPRGWGIISGPDDSQDVYVHYTAINMEGYKTLKQGQEVVYELARSDSGSRATKVTLVQ; this is translated from the coding sequence ATGCCCAAAGGCAAGGTGAAGTATTTCAACGAACCGAGAGGGTGGGGAATCATATCCGGCCCCGACGATAGCCAGGACGTTTACGTTCACTACACTGCGATCAACATGGAAGGTTACAAGACGCTCAAGCAAGGCCAGGAGGTCGTCTACGAGTTGGCCAGATCAGATTCCGGGTCCCGCGCGACCAAGGTCACCCTCGTACAGTGA
- a CDS encoding GntG family PLP-dependent aldolase, with product MKLIDLRSDTVTRPSAEMRQAIAAAEVGDDVLGDDPTAIELERYVADLFGCEASLFVPSGTMGNQICLKAISRPGWEMLCDRECHVINYEVAGPVVHSGLLVNLLTTEHGMITAEMVRRHVRPRNIHAPETRIVELENTHNRHSGTILPQEEILRVREVCDEFGLLLHLDGARIWNAHAATGLSLPELIRPFDSVSVCLSKGLGAPIGSMIVGSAEFIDRCRRLRKLFGGGMRQVGLIAAAGLYAVKNNIKRLTEDHTNARLLAEQLNNLQPFEVDLNRVQTNIVVANLNGEHTAESVLAGLREVNVLAVPFGPKKIRMVTHLDVTRADCQEALERIGKLFA from the coding sequence ATGAAGCTCATTGACCTGAGATCAGATACGGTCACCAGGCCGTCCGCCGAAATGCGGCAGGCTATTGCCGCTGCCGAGGTGGGTGACGACGTCCTGGGGGACGACCCCACCGCTATAGAACTCGAGCGCTACGTAGCCGACCTGTTCGGTTGCGAGGCCTCGCTGTTCGTGCCCTCCGGCACCATGGGCAACCAGATATGCCTGAAAGCCATCTCCCGGCCCGGGTGGGAGATGCTTTGCGACCGCGAATGCCACGTGATCAACTACGAGGTGGCGGGCCCCGTCGTCCATTCCGGACTCCTTGTCAATCTCCTTACTACCGAACACGGTATGATCACGGCCGAGATGGTTCGGCGGCACGTCCGGCCCAGGAACATTCACGCGCCCGAGACAAGAATCGTCGAACTCGAAAACACGCACAACCGCCACAGCGGAACCATCCTGCCGCAGGAGGAAATTCTCAGGGTGCGTGAGGTCTGCGACGAGTTCGGACTGCTTCTCCACCTTGACGGCGCCCGGATCTGGAACGCTCACGCGGCCACGGGGCTGTCCCTGCCGGAACTGATCCGGCCGTTTGACTCGGTTTCGGTCTGCCTGTCGAAAGGCCTGGGTGCCCCCATCGGGTCAATGATTGTCGGATCGGCCGAATTCATCGACCGCTGCCGGCGCCTGCGCAAGCTCTTCGGGGGCGGTATGCGCCAGGTGGGTCTTATCGCCGCCGCCGGGCTGTATGCCGTAAAGAATAACATTAAGAGACTGACGGAAGACCATACCAATGCGCGACTTCTGGCCGAGCAACTGAACAATCTTCAGCCTTTTGAGGTCGATCTGAACCGCGTGCAGACCAACATTGTCGTGGCCAACCTGAACGGCGAGCACACCGCCGAATCAGTCCTGGCCGGGCTAAGGGAGGTCAACGTCCTGGCCGTGCCGTTCGGGCCGAAGAAGATCCGTATGGTGACCCATCTTGACGTCACCCGCGCCGACTGCCAGGAGGCGCTGGAGCGGATCGGAAAGCTGTTCGCGTGA
- a CDS encoding MBL fold metallo-hydrolase has product MASFTILGSSSGMPHPHRACSGYVLQVGESLNLIDCGGGVASSFLRCGFDPLKLDRIFISHTHSDHVAELTLFIQMLHVLEAGRRLAVYVPDEFVDRFEDYLEAVYLFGPRLRLDLEIHGYGDGLVIDEGFRLIAIANSHIAKLAPYLRENNLRNKMQCYSFKIEVNDRSLLYSADIGSFDDIRGCLDGLDYALVETTHVDVGEIIEHARTSTVKQYILTHLGNDDEAAGIDKRVRAAGITNMLLAADGMRLDL; this is encoded by the coding sequence TTGGCTTCTTTCACAATCCTCGGTTCCTCCTCGGGCATGCCGCACCCGCACCGGGCCTGCTCCGGGTACGTGCTACAGGTGGGGGAGAGCCTGAACCTGATCGATTGCGGTGGCGGGGTGGCGTCGTCGTTCCTCCGCTGCGGTTTTGACCCGCTGAAGCTGGACCGCATCTTCATCAGCCACACCCATTCGGACCACGTCGCGGAACTGACGCTCTTTATCCAGATGCTTCACGTGCTCGAGGCCGGCCGGCGGCTGGCCGTGTACGTACCGGATGAGTTCGTTGACCGGTTTGAAGACTACCTTGAAGCCGTGTATCTCTTCGGGCCGCGCCTTCGCCTTGACCTGGAAATTCACGGCTACGGCGACGGCCTGGTTATCGACGAGGGTTTTCGGTTAATCGCCATCGCCAACAGTCACATAGCCAAACTGGCTCCGTACCTCAGGGAGAATAACCTGCGCAATAAGATGCAGTGTTACAGCTTCAAAATCGAGGTGAACGACAGGTCGCTGCTGTACTCGGCTGATATCGGTTCATTCGATGATATCCGGGGCTGTCTTGACGGTCTGGATTACGCCCTTGTGGAAACCACGCACGTGGACGTCGGTGAAATCATCGAACACGCACGCACGTCGACGGTAAAGCAGTATATACTCACGCACCTGGGAAACGACGACGAAGCGGCCGGGATAGACAAGCGTGTACGGGCGGCAGGGATCACCAACATGTTGCTTGCCGCCGACGGTATGCGGCTCGATTTGTAA
- a CDS encoding succinate dehydrogenase/fumarate reductase iron-sulfur subunit, protein MNLTLRVWRQKNARDKGRMETYQANDVNPDMSILELLDVVNLDLVAKGIEPIHFDHDCREGICGACSLVINGIPHGPNRGTTTCELRMRHFKSGETITIEPFRARGFPVLKDLVVDRSALDRIMQVGGFISVNTGGTPDANAIPVPRAAAEKAMDAAACIGCGACVAACKNASAMLLVGAKVSHFAHLPQGRPEKARRVKAMIAQMDIEGFGNCTNYYECEAVCPKEISVEVIAKMNREFLKASFRRELV, encoded by the coding sequence ATGAACCTGACCTTACGTGTCTGGCGCCAAAAGAACGCGCGGGACAAGGGACGGATGGAGACCTACCAGGCCAACGACGTCAACCCGGATATGTCCATCCTTGAACTGCTCGACGTAGTCAACCTGGACCTGGTAGCGAAGGGTATTGAACCCATACACTTCGACCACGACTGCCGCGAGGGGATCTGTGGCGCTTGTTCGCTGGTAATCAACGGTATTCCCCACGGACCCAACCGGGGCACGACTACCTGCGAACTGAGGATGCGGCACTTCAAGAGCGGTGAGACTATCACCATCGAGCCGTTCCGGGCCAGGGGCTTTCCGGTGCTGAAGGACCTGGTCGTGGACCGTTCGGCTCTTGATCGCATCATGCAGGTGGGCGGGTTCATTTCGGTTAATACAGGCGGTACGCCGGATGCAAACGCCATTCCGGTTCCCAGGGCCGCTGCCGAGAAAGCGATGGACGCTGCGGCCTGTATCGGCTGCGGGGCGTGCGTCGCGGCCTGCAAGAACGCGTCGGCGATGCTGCTGGTGGGGGCAAAAGTGTCGCACTTCGCGCACCTGCCGCAGGGCCGTCCCGAAAAGGCCCGGCGCGTCAAAGCCATGATCGCGCAGATGGATATCGAAGGATTCGGCAACTGCACCAACTACTACGAATGCGAGGCGGTCTGCCCGAAAGAGATTAGTGTCGAGGTGATCGCCAAAATGAACCGGGAGTTTCTCAAAGCTTCCTTCAGGAGAGAACTTGTCTGA
- a CDS encoding fumarate reductase/succinate dehydrogenase flavoprotein subunit, with the protein MNIDSRIPSGPLAEKWDHHRFELKLVNPANKRKYSAIVVGTGLAGASAAASLAELGYNVKAFCFQDSPRRAHSIGAQGGINAAKNYQNDGDSIWRLFYDTIKGGDFRSREANTYRLAQVSNNIIDLCAAQGVPFAREYGGTLDNRSFGGAQVSRTFYARGQTGQQLLLGAYSALCRQIGLGQVTMFPRTEMLELVLIDGHAKGIIVRDLVTGKISSHAADAVILATGGYGRVFNLSTMGLGCNVTAAFRAYRKGALFANPCYIQIHPTCIPYSGEYQSKLTLMSESLRNDGRIWVPRNKGETRPPGEIPEDERDYYLERKYPSFGNLAPRDISSRSAKEVCDEGRGVGPTRYGVYLDFSDSIQRLGRETITQRYGNLFDMYHLITDEDPYSVPMRIYPASHYTMGGLWVDYNLMSNIPGLHVLGEANFSDHGANRLGASALMQGLADGYFIIPYTVGDYFARVGPQNISVDRAEFREAEEAVTGRMNKLLSINGRRSPDVFHKALGEIMWEKAGMARNEAGLKKALEEIPALRAEFWDDVRVLGSNDDMNQTLEKANRVADFLEFAELLCHDALDREESCGAHFREEHQTPDGEAVRNDKKYAYVAAWQFTGEDKRPELHKEELKFENVEMATRSYK; encoded by the coding sequence ATGAACATAGATTCCAGGATTCCCTCGGGCCCTTTAGCTGAGAAATGGGACCACCACAGATTTGAGCTGAAGCTGGTCAATCCGGCCAACAAGAGGAAATACAGCGCGATCGTGGTCGGCACGGGCCTGGCCGGAGCCTCGGCTGCGGCATCTCTGGCCGAACTCGGCTACAACGTGAAGGCCTTCTGTTTCCAGGACAGCCCCCGGCGCGCTCACTCCATCGGCGCCCAGGGTGGTATCAACGCGGCCAAGAACTACCAGAACGACGGCGACTCCATCTGGCGTTTGTTTTACGACACGATCAAGGGCGGTGATTTCAGGTCGCGCGAAGCCAATACCTACCGCCTGGCCCAGGTGTCGAACAACATCATAGACCTGTGCGCGGCGCAGGGCGTGCCGTTTGCCCGTGAATACGGCGGCACGCTGGACAACCGGTCGTTCGGCGGCGCCCAGGTATCACGGACGTTTTATGCCCGGGGCCAGACCGGCCAGCAGTTGCTGCTGGGTGCTTACTCGGCCCTGTGCCGGCAGATCGGACTCGGCCAGGTGACGATGTTCCCGCGTACGGAAATGCTGGAGCTGGTACTGATCGACGGTCACGCCAAGGGGATAATCGTCCGCGATCTCGTTACCGGCAAGATCAGCTCGCACGCCGCCGACGCGGTTATTCTGGCCACCGGCGGGTACGGCCGCGTCTTCAACCTGTCCACGATGGGCCTCGGCTGCAACGTCACTGCGGCCTTCCGCGCTTACAGGAAGGGCGCCCTGTTCGCCAACCCGTGCTATATACAGATTCACCCGACCTGCATCCCATACAGCGGCGAGTACCAGTCGAAGCTGACCCTGATGTCGGAGTCGCTGCGCAACGACGGTCGGATCTGGGTCCCCAGGAACAAAGGTGAAACGCGACCGCCCGGTGAGATTCCGGAAGACGAGCGGGACTACTACCTGGAGCGCAAATATCCGAGTTTCGGGAACCTTGCCCCGCGTGACATCTCCTCGCGCTCGGCCAAAGAGGTGTGCGACGAAGGTCGCGGGGTCGGGCCGACCAGGTACGGCGTGTACCTTGATTTTTCCGACTCCATCCAGCGGCTGGGACGGGAAACCATCACCCAGCGCTACGGTAACCTGTTCGATATGTACCACCTGATAACCGATGAGGACCCCTACAGCGTGCCGATGCGGATATACCCCGCGTCGCATTACACCATGGGCGGTCTCTGGGTGGATTATAACCTCATGAGCAACATCCCCGGTCTGCACGTTCTCGGGGAAGCGAACTTCTCGGATCACGGCGCCAACCGCCTGGGTGCTTCCGCCCTCATGCAGGGCTTGGCCGACGGTTACTTCATTATCCCGTACACCGTGGGTGACTACTTTGCGCGCGTCGGACCGCAGAACATTTCGGTCGACCGCGCCGAATTCCGCGAGGCGGAGGAGGCCGTCACCGGCAGGATGAACAAACTGCTGTCGATAAACGGCCGGCGGTCACCCGACGTTTTCCACAAGGCGCTCGGCGAGATCATGTGGGAGAAGGCGGGAATGGCGCGCAACGAGGCGGGCCTGAAGAAGGCGCTGGAAGAGATTCCGGCCCTGCGCGCGGAGTTCTGGGACGACGTCCGGGTGCTCGGCTCGAACGACGATATGAACCAGACGCTGGAGAAAGCCAACCGCGTGGCCGATTTCCTCGAGTTCGCCGAACTGTTGTGCCACGATGCGCTCGACCGGGAAGAATCGTGCGGAGCCCACTTCCGCGAGGAGCATCAGACTCCGGACGGAGAAGCCGTGCGCAACGACAAGAAGTACGCGTACGTCGCGGCCTGGCAATTCACCGGTGAAGATAAGAGGCCGGAACTGCACAAAGAGGAACTCAAGTTCGAAAACGTTGAAATGGCGACAAGGAGCTATAAATAA
- a CDS encoding succinate dehydrogenase cytochrome b subunit yields MSATVSSTISARVSAGITTQITTSIGKKIVMAITGFVSFGYVVGHMLGNLQIYLGQDQLNAYAEFLHSLGPMLWAIRAVLFISFVLHIWLGIQLKLENWQSRPVGYRVKDTVEATLASRTMIYTGLLVLAFVAYHVLHFTVRVTNPAYVTLADGQGRFDAYSMVILGFQNYWISGLYIIAMFMVAYHLSHSFSSMFQTMGWSNQRSKKALEVLSALIAIVLFVGFVSIPVTILAGLITLPGGMR; encoded by the coding sequence ATGAGTGCGACAGTCTCGTCAACCATCTCGGCACGTGTATCCGCAGGCATTACCACCCAGATCACCACCTCAATCGGGAAGAAAATCGTGATGGCGATTACCGGATTTGTCTCGTTTGGGTACGTGGTCGGGCACATGCTGGGTAATCTTCAAATCTACCTGGGCCAGGACCAGCTGAACGCCTACGCTGAGTTCCTGCACAGCCTGGGACCGATGCTCTGGGCGATCCGGGCAGTGCTGTTTATCTCGTTCGTGCTTCATATCTGGCTGGGCATCCAGCTCAAGCTCGAGAACTGGCAGTCGCGACCGGTCGGGTACCGCGTCAAGGACACGGTAGAGGCGACGCTGGCGTCGCGGACGATGATCTACACCGGCTTGCTGGTTCTCGCTTTTGTTGCCTACCACGTTTTGCACTTCACGGTCAGGGTAACCAACCCGGCCTACGTCACTCTGGCGGACGGGCAGGGGCGATTCGATGCCTATTCGATGGTTATCCTCGGCTTTCAGAACTACTGGATCTCCGGGCTGTACATCATTGCCATGTTCATGGTGGCTTATCACCTCAGTCACAGCTTTTCAAGCATGTTCCAGACAATGGGATGGAGCAATCAGCGTTCCAAGAAGGCGCTGGAGGTGCTTTCCGCACTGATTGCAATAGTGCTTTTCGTCGGATTTGTCTCCATTCCGGTAACCATTTTGGCAGGATTGATAACGCTGCCAGGGGGGATGAGGTAG
- a CDS encoding T9SS type A sorting domain-containing protein: MKGLQVALAAALLVSSTFAGPFQLVYQRVVDGGEDYRHLSPVLDEAGQLIGYVAADSTNGRVVIHTMGSSRDVVAETGEELQKTLAFVDPEQDRWLIYLVYYRGGCFPHVVALGATTDSAWVINEHELDWPCTVYSPDIALYTDLFGVTDSTGALTGVQFSYVFSCRSYMPPGVIVDVEDHSTVFSPELDSVHWSHASTGIFDAPLSNPDRIGTVVVDNRYYYYQVHSSEPAEVSARIGVSLWDGSKGLGFISYQDRLAVSMLFGDFAPEHSGKELIITWRTVCTSSYDDPRWCDWLELDATSRAEGLCCIRIHPEGGLSELWCSGASLAFHYATKDQKNIVGINYKGSILSLDAATGQITDSVSLPHRLQAVSFFETGLTDWDLHVLARSYDTVFIYRLTTPTDVTEPELDALPSSIVLRQNYPNPFNGETVISFVNPRRQPLELAVFNVLGQRVATLHNEVTDPGELSVTWPARDQAGRQVASGVFLARLKSERESRVIKMTFVK; encoded by the coding sequence ATGAAAGGCTTACAGGTCGCCCTGGCCGCGGCGCTTCTCGTTTCCTCAACCTTTGCAGGCCCGTTCCAGCTTGTATATCAGCGCGTTGTCGACGGCGGGGAGGATTATCGGCACCTTTCTCCGGTGCTCGACGAAGCCGGGCAGCTTATCGGCTACGTGGCCGCTGACAGCACGAACGGGCGGGTCGTCATTCACACGATGGGCAGTTCGCGGGACGTTGTCGCCGAAACAGGCGAGGAGCTGCAAAAGACGCTGGCTTTCGTCGATCCGGAACAGGATCGGTGGCTCATCTATCTGGTATATTACAGGGGCGGTTGCTTTCCCCATGTGGTTGCGCTGGGGGCGACCACGGATTCCGCATGGGTGATAAACGAACACGAACTCGACTGGCCCTGTACCGTATACAGCCCTGATATTGCCCTGTACACGGATCTCTTTGGCGTCACCGATTCCACGGGGGCGCTGACGGGAGTCCAGTTTAGTTACGTCTTTAGCTGCCGCTCGTATATGCCCCCGGGCGTCATCGTGGACGTAGAAGACCATTCTACTGTCTTCAGCCCTGAGCTGGATTCGGTTCATTGGAGCCACGCGTCGACGGGTATATTCGACGCGCCATTGAGTAATCCTGACCGGATCGGTACCGTAGTCGTCGATAATCGCTACTATTACTACCAGGTCCACAGTAGTGAACCGGCGGAGGTGTCAGCCCGTATCGGAGTAAGCCTCTGGGACGGCTCCAAGGGCCTGGGGTTCATCTCGTACCAGGATCGTCTGGCGGTGTCGATGCTTTTCGGGGATTTCGCACCGGAACATAGTGGCAAGGAACTCATCATAACATGGCGGACGGTCTGTACATCCAGTTATGATGATCCACGGTGGTGCGATTGGCTGGAATTAGATGCGACTTCCCGGGCCGAGGGTCTGTGCTGTATCCGCATCCATCCCGAGGGAGGCCTGAGCGAGTTGTGGTGTTCAGGTGCCAGCCTTGCGTTCCACTATGCCACAAAGGATCAGAAGAACATAGTCGGCATCAATTACAAAGGGTCAATCCTGTCTCTTGACGCGGCCACGGGACAGATCACCGACTCCGTTTCGCTGCCCCATCGATTGCAGGCGGTCTCGTTCTTCGAGACCGGGTTGACAGATTGGGACCTTCACGTCCTGGCAAGGTCTTATGATACGGTGTTCATCTACCGGCTGACGACGCCCACGGACGTCACTGAGCCGGAGTTGGACGCCCTGCCGTCAAGCATCGTGCTCAGGCAGAATTACCCCAACCCGTTCAACGGGGAAACCGTGATATCCTTTGTCAACCCGCGAAGACAACCCCTTGAACTCGCAGTCTTCAACGTTCTTGGGCAGCGTGTAGCTACCCTGCACAACGAGGTGACAGATCCGGGGGAGCTAAGCGTGACATGGCCCGCGCGTGATCAGGCCGGCCGGCAGGTGGCAAGCGGCGTTTTCCTGGCGCGGCTGAAATCGGAACGGGAATCCAGAGTCATCAAGATGACATTTGTCAAATAG
- a CDS encoding ATP-grasp domain-containing protein translates to MRLYEFEAKELFKKSGIPVPEGRVAASADEVYRAAAAAGGPVALKAQVLTGGRGKAGGIKLADGPNEARTLADGLFKLTIKDFPVERLLIEPKLDIQREFYVGVTIDRANYRLVLIASGEGGVDIEETAEKHPEKIIRKSFSIDEKLYTFDALDVAKKIGIPPALLRDAAGIIRNLYGLFKAHDAKLVEINPLVLTGDDKLIAADARMSLDDDAVFRHPELKDMGIEKRHEEGEMTPRERQASDWGIPYLDLDGDIGMFPGGAGFGIMGNDFIEHFGGKPANFMDSGGGPSPERIAKMLVLLDENPNVKAIFGARFGGISRCDDFARGVIMFLKEHGLSKPVVMRMTGNMWEEGVRLFEEAREADPTLMDKVEFHGIETPIEEIAQRAVELARQAGGSD, encoded by the coding sequence ATGCGACTGTACGAATTCGAAGCTAAGGAATTGTTCAAGAAGTCCGGCATCCCGGTGCCGGAGGGCCGCGTGGCTGCCTCGGCCGACGAGGTTTACCGGGCGGCGGCGGCCGCAGGCGGGCCGGTGGCGCTCAAGGCGCAGGTTCTGACCGGCGGCAGGGGCAAGGCAGGCGGTATCAAGCTGGCTGACGGCCCCAACGAAGCACGCACGCTGGCCGACGGTCTCTTCAAATTGACGATCAAGGACTTCCCGGTGGAACGCCTGCTGATCGAACCAAAGCTCGATATTCAGCGCGAGTTCTACGTCGGCGTAACGATTGACCGGGCCAATTACAGGCTGGTCTTGATCGCCTCCGGCGAGGGCGGCGTGGATATCGAGGAAACCGCCGAGAAACACCCTGAGAAAATCATCCGCAAGTCATTTTCCATAGACGAAAAGTTGTACACGTTCGATGCCCTGGACGTCGCCAAGAAAATCGGCATTCCGCCCGCCCTGCTCAGGGACGCAGCCGGGATCATCCGCAATCTCTACGGGCTGTTCAAGGCGCACGACGCCAAGCTGGTCGAGATCAATCCCCTTGTCTTGACCGGTGATGACAAACTGATCGCGGCCGATGCCCGGATGTCGCTGGATGACGACGCCGTGTTTCGCCACCCGGAGCTGAAAGACATGGGCATCGAAAAGCGCCACGAGGAAGGGGAGATGACGCCGCGTGAGAGGCAGGCTTCCGACTGGGGCATCCCGTACCTCGATCTCGACGGCGACATCGGCATGTTTCCCGGCGGGGCGGGGTTCGGCATCATGGGCAACGACTTCATCGAGCACTTCGGCGGCAAACCGGCCAATTTCATGGATTCCGGCGGCGGGCCCTCGCCTGAACGCATTGCCAAGATGCTCGTGCTGCTCGATGAAAACCCGAACGTCAAGGCGATCTTCGGCGCGCGTTTCGGCGGCATCAGCCGCTGCGATGATTTCGCCAGGGGCGTCATCATGTTCCTGAAGGAACACGGCCTGTCCAAGCCGGTTGTCATGCGCATGACCGGCAACATGTGGGAGGAAGGCGTGCGCCTGTTCGAGGAAGCCAGAGAAGCGGACCCCACCCTCATGGACAAGGTCGAGTTTCACGGCATCGAGACACCTATCGAAGAAATCGCCCAACGTGCGGTCGAGCTGGCCCGGCAGGCGGGAGGCAGTGACTGA
- the sucD gene encoding succinate--CoA ligase subunit alpha — protein sequence MAILADKNSRVMVQGITGGAGKFHTERMIAYGTNIVGGVTPGKGGQSVHERPVFDTVTECMEQTGADVSVVFLPAAAVKEAAIEAVRAGIRFLVVVPEHIPIHDMLHVREEAVKHGATVIGGNTAGVITPGEANLGIMPDIAFKPGRVGTVSRSGSITYYVADTLSRTGYGESTCVGLGGDPVLGSTFNEILRMFEEDDKTKAVVLCGEIGGVYEEKATEIIPKMKTPVLAIIGGIFAPPGKRMGHAGAIVEGRMGTAREKLDMLTEAGAHPCKTFLDIPVILKKLGV from the coding sequence ATGGCCATACTCGCTGACAAAAACAGCCGCGTCATGGTACAGGGGATTACCGGCGGGGCCGGCAAGTTCCACACCGAGCGCATGATCGCCTACGGCACCAACATCGTGGGCGGGGTCACGCCCGGCAAGGGCGGGCAGAGCGTGCACGAAAGGCCCGTCTTTGACACTGTCACCGAATGCATGGAACAAACCGGGGCCGACGTCTCGGTCGTGTTCCTGCCGGCGGCGGCCGTCAAGGAAGCCGCTATCGAAGCCGTCCGCGCGGGCATTCGCTTTCTTGTCGTCGTCCCCGAGCACATTCCGATTCACGACATGCTGCACGTCCGCGAGGAAGCCGTCAAACACGGCGCCACCGTCATCGGCGGCAACACCGCTGGAGTCATCACACCGGGCGAGGCCAACCTCGGCATCATGCCCGACATCGCCTTCAAGCCCGGCCGCGTCGGTACCGTCTCGCGCTCCGGATCGATCACCTACTACGTCGCCGACACGCTTTCACGGACCGGCTACGGCGAGTCGACCTGTGTCGGACTCGGCGGCGACCCCGTGCTCGGCTCGACCTTCAACGAAATCCTCCGGATGTTCGAAGAGGACGACAAGACCAAAGCGGTGGTGCTGTGCGGAGAGATCGGCGGCGTCTACGAGGAAAAGGCGACCGAAATCATCCCGAAAATGAAAACACCGGTGCTGGCCATCATCGGCGGTATATTCGCGCCCCCCGGCAAGCGCATGGGCCACGCCGGGGCGATTGTCGAGGGCCGCATGGGCACGGCCAGAGAAAAGCTCGACATGCTCACCGAGGCCGGCGCCCACCCCTGCAAGACCTTCCTGGACATCCCCGTCATCCTCAAAAAGCTGGGCGTGTAG